A portion of the Limosilactobacillus reuteri genome contains these proteins:
- a CDS encoding LytR/AlgR family response regulator transcription factor, with product MKVLIVDDEPLAREELHYLIQGNSEVTEILEADGIFMAEEQVKHEHPDMVFLDIKLSDGNGIALAEKIKSFADSPHIVFATAYDSYALDAFEADAVDYILKPFSAKRVNEAIMRVAKLIPPDDDTTKTKMELRQNPRISIQNDERTIILQKKQILYVQAQQGYVYIWTLNKHKIISRQTLTNIYDQLKSPEFLQIHRSFIVNLNGVTELQPSFNHTYELTLIDGSKLPVSRSYVNTTKKALGL from the coding sequence ATGAAAGTCTTAATCGTTGATGATGAACCGCTTGCTCGTGAAGAACTTCATTACTTAATTCAGGGAAATAGTGAAGTTACAGAAATACTTGAAGCAGATGGCATTTTTATGGCAGAGGAACAAGTGAAACATGAACACCCAGATATGGTTTTCTTAGATATAAAGTTATCTGATGGAAATGGGATAGCGTTAGCTGAAAAAATAAAATCATTTGCTGATAGTCCTCATATTGTCTTTGCGACTGCTTATGATTCCTATGCGTTAGATGCCTTTGAAGCAGATGCAGTTGACTATATTTTGAAGCCATTTTCTGCTAAAAGGGTCAACGAAGCAATTATGCGGGTTGCAAAATTAATTCCGCCAGATGATGATACTACCAAAACTAAGATGGAATTAAGGCAGAATCCCCGAATTTCGATTCAAAATGACGAGCGAACGATTATTTTACAGAAAAAACAAATACTTTACGTACAGGCACAGCAAGGTTATGTTTATATCTGGACTCTTAACAAGCATAAAATCATTAGTCGACAGACGCTCACTAATATTTATGACCAATTAAAATCTCCAGAATTTTTACAGATTCATCGTAGTTTTATTGTCAATTTGAATGGCGTAACAGAGCTTCAACCAAGTTTCAACCATACTTATGAACTGACTTTAATCGATGGAAGCAAACTACCGGTAAGTCGTTCATATGTTAATACAACCAAAAAAGCATTAGGTTTATAA
- a CDS encoding CidA/LrgA family protein — protein MKKEEKKKEAPILVQMGIFAAILFVSQLISNLFPKSFVVPTPLIGMILLYILLACHIVKLEQVEKFGDFMISLIAFLFVPSGIQLAGSLGLMKKEGLQDVIVIIISTIILLAVIAYVGAFFIGVHHKLFKTNKGETDND, from the coding sequence ATGAAGAAAGAAGAAAAGAAGAAAGAAGCGCCCATTTTAGTTCAAATGGGAATCTTTGCTGCAATTTTATTCGTATCACAATTAATCTCTAATCTTTTTCCTAAGAGTTTCGTTGTTCCTACACCATTAATCGGAATGATTTTATTATATATTTTATTAGCTTGCCATATTGTTAAGTTGGAACAAGTTGAAAAGTTTGGAGATTTCATGATTAGTTTAATTGCCTTTCTGTTTGTCCCATCAGGAATTCAACTTGCTGGGAGCCTTGGTTTAATGAAAAAAGAAGGGCTACAAGATGTAATTGTTATTATTATTTCGACAATTATTTTATTAGCAGTAATTGCTTATGTTGGAGCATTCTTTATTGGGGTACATCATAAATTATTCAAGACTAACAAGGGGGAAACTGATAATGACTAA
- a CDS encoding LrgB family protein, with amino-acid sequence MTNVFITNLALPFTGVFISLLVYLIGMWLFKISNGFFLFTPLLVGMVLGIVILAIWAKVANSTTAIVYKKFYQPGGNLIFWFLNPATMAFAIPLYRRNDVFKKYWVDVVLTLFVGGFISLFLIQGTAKLFALSRVSTAAMLPQAATTAVAMPIAKGIGGDPAVTAMACILNAVIIYALAEFLIKVFRLKKISKVGTGLGLGSAGHTVGSAKAVQLGSIQGAMAAVAVVIVSLAMDILVPIYAHLFM; translated from the coding sequence ATGACTAATGTATTTATTACAAATCTGGCGTTACCTTTTACCGGGGTATTTATTTCATTGCTGGTCTACTTAATTGGGATGTGGCTTTTCAAAATTAGTAATGGCTTTTTCCTCTTTACTCCATTGTTAGTAGGGATGGTATTAGGGATTGTAATTTTGGCAATCTGGGCCAAGGTCGCTAATTCAACGACTGCAATAGTTTATAAAAAATTTTACCAGCCAGGTGGGAATTTGATTTTTTGGTTCCTGAACCCAGCAACAATGGCATTTGCGATTCCGCTTTATCGTCGGAATGATGTTTTTAAGAAATATTGGGTTGATGTAGTTCTCACATTATTTGTGGGTGGATTCATTTCATTATTTTTGATTCAAGGAACAGCTAAATTATTTGCTCTTTCCCGTGTTTCAACCGCCGCTATGCTTCCCCAAGCAGCTACTACCGCTGTTGCGATGCCAATTGCAAAGGGAATCGGTGGTGATCCCGCGGTAACAGCGATGGCATGTATCTTAAATGCAGTTATTATTTATGCCCTTGCCGAATTCCTGATTAAGGTCTTTAGACTAAAGAAAATTTCTAAGGTCGGAACTGGTCTTGGTCTTGGATCTGCTGGTCACACTGTTGGATCTGCTAAGGCGGTTCAACTAGGGTCAATTCAAGGAGCAATGGCCGCAGTGGCAGTTGTTATCGTTTCGTTAGCAATGGACATTTTGGTTCCTATTTATGCTCATCTTTTTATGTAA
- a CDS encoding L-lactate dehydrogenase: MAIEEHQKVVLIGDGVVGSAYAFSVIQQGLAEELVIINKSSERSVGDALDLEDATPFTAPVKVKAGSYQDCKDADIVTICAGAAQKPGETRLKLVERNLKIMKEIVQEVVNTGFNGIFLIAANPVDILTYAVQKISGFPAHKVIGSGTSLDSARLRVAIGKKLAIDPRDVHVDMLAEHGDSEFAAYSCGTIGGTPLMDYVLANGLTKQELLKLEEEVRNKAYEIINRKGATYYGVATALARITKAILYDQNTVLPVSAYLDGEYGEKDIYLGTPAVIDKDGIQKVVELPLDSREQEALINSASVLRETTANGMTKAGLLNYLWK; encoded by the coding sequence ATGGCGATAGAAGAACATCAAAAGGTTGTTTTAATTGGTGATGGAGTTGTGGGGTCCGCGTATGCTTTTAGCGTGATCCAGCAAGGTTTAGCTGAGGAATTAGTTATTATAAATAAGAGTAGTGAGCGAAGCGTTGGGGATGCACTAGACTTGGAAGACGCAACGCCATTTACTGCCCCAGTAAAGGTCAAGGCTGGTAGCTATCAAGATTGTAAAGACGCTGATATTGTTACTATTTGTGCAGGCGCTGCGCAAAAGCCAGGTGAAACACGGCTTAAATTAGTTGAACGTAACTTAAAGATTATGAAGGAAATCGTTCAAGAAGTAGTTAATACCGGGTTTAATGGAATCTTCTTAATTGCTGCCAACCCAGTCGATATCTTGACATATGCTGTTCAAAAAATTTCTGGCTTTCCAGCACATAAAGTTATCGGCTCGGGAACTTCTCTTGATTCAGCACGCTTAAGAGTAGCGATTGGTAAAAAGCTAGCTATTGATCCCCGAGATGTTCATGTTGATATGTTAGCGGAGCATGGGGATTCAGAATTTGCTGCTTATTCTTGTGGGACAATCGGTGGAACGCCTTTAATGGATTATGTTTTAGCTAATGGGTTAACAAAGCAAGAATTATTAAAACTAGAAGAAGAAGTACGTAATAAGGCTTATGAAATTATTAACCGGAAAGGCGCAACATATTATGGAGTAGCGACTGCTTTGGCAAGAATAACGAAAGCAATTTTATATGACCAAAATACAGTATTACCCGTCAGTGCATATTTAGATGGTGAATATGGAGAAAAGGATATTTACCTCGGGACACCGGCTGTAATTGATAAAGACGGTATTCAAAAAGTAGTAGAATTGCCATTAGATTCACGTGAACAAGAGGCTTTAATTAATTCAGCATCAGTCTTGCGTGAAACGACAGCAAACGGGATGACTAAAGCGGGTCTATTGAACTATCTTTGGAAATAA
- the scrK gene encoding fructokinase ScrK: MLLGSIEAGGTKFVCAVGDENFNEIDKKIIPTTTPEETLGASIEFFKQYPELAALSIASFGPIDTNPASEKYGYITDTPKVKWQNCNFVGTMTDALNIPVYWTTDVNGSVYGEYVNLKDKYDNPALVYYTLGTGVGAGAIQNGRFIGGISTPEMGHVRLQRHPADLNFTGICPYHHDCLEGLVAGPTFKARLGISGEDVPDNHPVWDIMAYYVAQAAVQVTAILRPQKIIFGGSVSRPAFLERVRKQFAMLWNDYLPVGSLDEYIVNPSVPGNGSATLGNFALAKHLIETNK; encoded by the coding sequence ATGTTATTAGGAAGTATTGAAGCTGGCGGTACTAAGTTTGTCTGTGCTGTCGGTGACGAAAATTTTAATGAAATTGATAAAAAAATCATCCCTACAACCACCCCCGAAGAAACTTTAGGGGCTTCAATTGAATTTTTTAAGCAGTACCCTGAACTAGCTGCACTTTCAATTGCCAGTTTTGGACCAATTGATACTAATCCGGCTAGTGAAAAGTACGGTTATATTACTGATACTCCTAAAGTTAAGTGGCAAAATTGCAATTTTGTCGGCACAATGACTGATGCCCTCAATATTCCAGTCTACTGGACAACGGACGTCAATGGTTCGGTTTACGGTGAATATGTCAATTTAAAAGATAAGTATGATAATCCGGCCTTGGTTTACTATACCCTTGGAACTGGCGTGGGTGCTGGAGCAATTCAAAACGGCCGCTTTATTGGTGGAATTAGTACCCCTGAAATGGGCCACGTTCGCTTACAACGCCACCCAGCTGATCTAAACTTTACTGGTATCTGCCCTTACCACCACGATTGCTTGGAAGGATTGGTAGCTGGACCAACTTTCAAGGCGCGGCTCGGTATTAGCGGCGAAGATGTTCCTGATAATCACCCTGTTTGGGATATCATGGCATATTACGTTGCACAAGCGGCGGTTCAGGTAACTGCCATTTTACGTCCACAAAAAATTATCTTCGGTGGAAGTGTTTCGCGCCCAGCCTTTCTTGAACGGGTTCGGAAGCAATTTGCAATGTTATGGAATGATTATCTTCCGGTTGGATCACTCGATGAATATATTGTCAACCCTTCTGTTCCAGGAAATGGCTCTGCTACTCTCGGCAACTTTGCATTGGCTAAGCACTTAATCGAAACAAATAAATAA
- a CDS encoding LacI family DNA-binding transcriptional regulator translates to MTGIRKIAREAGVSPASVSRVLSNDSSFSVSEQTRARIKEVAAKYNYHPHLNRAVTPPSTPRSILVLTTHSLETEAHDLYFIQVHDGIIQEASKQNIQIKAFVRFPNKDFQFTDAQKYDGVIVAGVFTQEFYANLAKNNPHIVLIDDYRYLPAYDIIRNSYFEATQTVLDQLLENGHNKIAFISGNIHPMNNNGETTDSYQDIRAKAYLMWTKLHNISPLVALNGWTPKDGFDSMNILLKGNFQAALIASDQLTIGAYRAIKQHQLKVPQDLQIISYNDSDIAEYLVPSLSSINPASFSMGTIAVQRLVHRLNNPNDIPIHINLPAKATWRESSEINLN, encoded by the coding sequence ATGACTGGTATCAGAAAAATAGCGCGTGAGGCTGGTGTATCTCCTGCCAGCGTTTCACGTGTCTTAAGCAATGATTCATCTTTTTCAGTAAGTGAACAAACAAGAGCACGAATTAAAGAAGTAGCAGCAAAGTATAATTACCATCCCCACCTAAACAGGGCCGTTACTCCGCCGTCAACTCCTCGTTCAATCCTAGTACTTACAACTCATTCGCTCGAAACAGAAGCTCATGACCTTTATTTCATTCAAGTCCATGATGGAATTATTCAGGAAGCTTCCAAGCAAAACATTCAAATCAAAGCTTTTGTTCGTTTTCCCAATAAAGACTTTCAATTTACTGACGCTCAAAAATATGATGGCGTAATTGTTGCCGGAGTTTTTACGCAAGAATTCTACGCTAATTTAGCTAAAAACAATCCCCATATCGTTTTAATTGACGACTATCGATACCTCCCCGCTTACGATATTATCCGTAATTCGTATTTTGAAGCTACTCAGACCGTTCTTGATCAGTTACTAGAAAATGGACATAATAAAATCGCCTTTATCAGTGGAAATATTCATCCCATGAATAATAATGGCGAAACGACAGACTCGTATCAAGATATTCGAGCTAAGGCCTATTTGATGTGGACAAAACTTCATAATATTTCTCCATTGGTTGCCCTTAATGGGTGGACTCCTAAAGATGGCTTTGACAGCATGAATATTCTTTTGAAAGGTAATTTTCAGGCCGCCTTAATAGCCAGTGACCAACTAACTATCGGCGCATATCGAGCCATTAAGCAACATCAGCTTAAAGTTCCCCAAGACCTTCAAATTATTAGCTATAATGATTCGGATATTGCTGAATATTTAGTTCCGTCCCTTTCATCGATCAATCCAGCAAGTTTTTCAATGGGGACAATAGCAGTTCAAAGACTGGTCCACCGTCTGAATAATCCGAATGATATCCCTATTCATATTAATTTGCCCGCCAAAGCCACTTGGCGCGAAAGTTCAGAAATTAATTTGAATTAG
- a CDS encoding alpha-galactosidase has translation MITFDEQQRVFHLKNKEISYLFSVEEGNILSHLYFGPAIRNYHGERRYPRVDRGFSGNLPGSMDRTYSKDDLLQEYSGNNTGDYRVPAIIIKTENGSRLTDFRYKSYKILPGKPKLAGLPASYVKSDKEAETLEVTLVDETSGAQLILSYTIYNERPVITRNARLVNTSNQELRIEKIASMQLDLTKHDYDVISVPGQYALERQPERQELRRGITEFSSRRNSSSHHMNPFVALVDKNTDEFQGNALGVLLVYSGNHQFTLEKDQIDQIRLITGINDYNFEWVLEPGKDFQTPEAIMGFSQRGLNGMSQVFHKLLRDRVARGKYQYADRPIVINNWEATFFDFDDKKLDQIIDKAKPLGIEMFVLDDGWFGHRNDDNSSLGDWFVNQDKLTGGLKRVADRTHEHGMKFGLWFEPEMISVDSKLYKEHPDYALHEPNRGMTLSRNQLVLDFSRKEVVDNIYNQMCLILDKVPLDYIKWDFNRNLTEVFSSAADAEHQGEVSHRYILGLYDLMERLVTRYPNILFEGCSGGGGRFDAGILYYMPQSWPSDDTDAVERLKIQYGTSLTYPISSMTAHVSVSPNQQTGRSTSFKMRGDVAMSGVFGYELDLADLTEEDRQMVKEQIKFYKAHRHLIQYGDFIRLESPFDSNTVAWEFVSPDKSEALLFMFKQLHTNRFEINNTKMAGLDPTIDYHDEMTDKTYGGDELMNVGLFRDPTHTGDSISEVHYFKGK, from the coding sequence ATGATTACATTTGATGAACAACAACGTGTTTTTCACTTAAAGAATAAAGAAATTTCCTATTTATTTTCAGTAGAAGAGGGAAATATCCTCAGTCACCTTTACTTTGGACCGGCAATTCGCAACTACCATGGTGAACGTCGATATCCACGAGTTGATCGTGGGTTTTCAGGGAACCTTCCTGGATCGATGGACCGGACTTATTCGAAAGATGATTTATTACAGGAATATTCGGGAAATAATACCGGAGACTATCGCGTACCTGCAATTATTATCAAAACAGAAAATGGTTCACGACTGACTGATTTCCGTTATAAGTCTTATAAGATTTTACCGGGAAAGCCCAAGTTAGCTGGGTTACCTGCATCTTATGTTAAAAGTGATAAAGAAGCAGAAACGTTGGAAGTTACTTTAGTTGATGAAACAAGTGGCGCGCAGCTTATTCTTTCGTACACTATCTATAACGAACGGCCGGTTATTACACGGAATGCACGGTTAGTAAACACAAGCAATCAAGAATTACGAATTGAAAAGATTGCTTCAATGCAACTGGATTTAACTAAACATGATTATGACGTTATCTCCGTTCCAGGACAATATGCTCTTGAACGACAACCTGAACGGCAAGAATTGCGTCGGGGAATCACAGAATTTTCTAGCCGCCGAAATTCTAGTTCTCATCATATGAACCCGTTTGTGGCCTTGGTTGACAAGAACACCGATGAATTTCAGGGAAATGCTTTGGGAGTGCTCCTTGTCTACTCAGGTAATCACCAGTTTACCTTGGAAAAAGATCAGATTGACCAGATTCGCTTAATAACTGGAATTAATGATTATAACTTTGAATGGGTTCTTGAACCGGGAAAGGATTTTCAGACACCGGAAGCAATCATGGGCTTTAGTCAACGTGGCTTAAATGGGATGTCACAAGTATTCCATAAGTTATTACGGGACCGGGTTGCTCGCGGTAAGTATCAATATGCAGACCGGCCAATTGTTATTAATAACTGGGAAGCGACCTTCTTTGACTTTGATGATAAGAAGTTAGACCAAATTATTGATAAAGCAAAGCCATTGGGAATTGAAATGTTTGTTCTTGATGACGGCTGGTTTGGCCACCGGAATGATGATAATTCATCGCTTGGTGATTGGTTTGTTAACCAGGATAAGCTTACTGGTGGATTAAAGCGGGTAGCGGACCGGACCCACGAGCATGGCATGAAATTCGGCCTCTGGTTTGAGCCAGAAATGATTTCAGTCGATTCTAAGTTATATAAGGAACATCCAGACTATGCCTTACATGAACCGAACCGTGGCATGACACTTTCTCGTAATCAATTAGTGCTAGACTTTAGCCGTAAAGAAGTTGTTGATAATATCTATAATCAAATGTGCTTAATTTTAGATAAGGTGCCGCTTGACTATATTAAATGGGACTTCAACCGTAATCTTACTGAGGTCTTCTCTAGCGCAGCGGATGCAGAACATCAAGGAGAAGTTAGCCACCGTTATATTTTAGGCTTATATGACTTAATGGAGCGGTTAGTTACCCGTTATCCTAATATCTTGTTTGAAGGCTGTTCTGGCGGTGGTGGCCGCTTTGATGCTGGTATTCTTTACTACATGCCGCAAAGTTGGCCATCTGATGATACAGACGCGGTCGAACGGTTAAAGATCCAATACGGAACATCTTTAACTTATCCAATCTCATCTATGACAGCACATGTATCGGTTTCACCTAACCAGCAAACTGGCCGTTCTACTAGTTTTAAGATGCGGGGCGATGTTGCCATGAGTGGGGTCTTTGGCTATGAACTTGACCTAGCAGATTTGACTGAAGAGGATCGGCAAATGGTAAAGGAACAGATCAAGTTCTACAAGGCTCACCGCCACTTAATTCAATATGGTGACTTTATTCGCTTAGAAAGTCCTTTTGATAGCAATACAGTCGCTTGGGAATTTGTTAGTCCGGATAAGTCAGAAGCACTGCTATTTATGTTTAAGCAGTTGCATACTAACCGTTTTGAAATTAATAATACCAAGATGGCGGGACTTGATCCAACAATTGATTATCATGATGAGATGACTGATAAGACTTATGGTGGGGATGAATTGATGAATGTCGGTTTGTTCCGTGACCCGACTCATACGGGGGACTCCATTTCCGAAGTGCATTACTTTAAAGGTAAATAA
- a CDS encoding IS30 family transposase translates to MTYKHLTTRELTLIADFWYQGTKAYRAAKLLQRSQETIYRVYRFLNDGKTIDQYLQTYQRHKRRCGRKQTQLPTIEVNYIHAQIKAGWTPDTIIGRHEHPISCSMRTLYRMFARNQYGFSVKQLPMKGKRHPNGYVEHRGKAGQLGRSIYQRYRDFPHYQHEFGHFEADTVQGKAHRGAVMTLVERQSKVMIVLNIHHKTDEAVNCQLDQWLAKLPRHFVKSITFDNGKEFAGWREIANKYDLHTYFAEVGAPNQRGLNENNNGLLRRDGLSKKLDFRDLPDELVTQLMHRRNNIPRKSLNYRTPLEVFLSHVTEEQLSPFF, encoded by the coding sequence ATGACCTATAAACATCTTACCACACGTGAATTAACTCTCATAGCTGATTTTTGGTATCAAGGTACTAAAGCTTATCGGGCTGCTAAATTACTTCAGCGTAGTCAAGAAACCATCTATCGTGTTTATCGTTTCCTCAACGACGGTAAAACCATCGACCAATATCTTCAGACTTATCAGCGACATAAGCGTCGTTGTGGTCGGAAGCAGACCCAACTGCCAACTATCGAAGTTAACTATATCCATGCGCAAATCAAGGCAGGTTGGACTCCTGATACTATTATTGGTCGTCATGAACACCCAATTAGCTGCAGTATGCGCACCCTTTATCGCATGTTTGCCCGCAATCAGTATGGCTTTTCCGTTAAACAGCTACCGATGAAAGGAAAACGCCATCCCAATGGCTATGTGGAACATCGTGGTAAAGCTGGCCAATTAGGACGCAGTATCTATCAACGATATCGTGATTTTCCGCATTACCAACATGAATTTGGGCACTTTGAAGCTGATACAGTTCAAGGTAAAGCTCACCGCGGAGCGGTAATGACGCTAGTAGAGCGACAATCCAAAGTAATGATTGTCCTTAATATTCATCATAAAACAGACGAAGCAGTGAATTGCCAGCTTGATCAATGGCTCGCTAAACTGCCACGTCACTTTGTTAAATCAATTACTTTTGATAACGGGAAAGAATTTGCTGGATGGCGAGAAATAGCCAATAAGTATGATCTTCACACCTATTTTGCGGAAGTCGGTGCTCCCAATCAACGAGGGTTAAACGAAAATAATAACGGCCTCTTGCGTCGTGATGGTCTTAGTAAAAAGCTAGATTTTCGCGATTTACCAGACGAACTAGTCACTCAGCTAATGCATCGTCGCAACAATATCCCACGAAAATCTCTAAATTATCGTACACCATTAGAAGTATTCTTGAGTCATGTCACAGAAGAACAACTTTCACCTTTTTTCTAA
- a CDS encoding DUF1440 domain-containing protein, whose translation MVIEVNKINWSKSITVGITAGLVAGLVKLGWENILPPRTPERDQTNPPQKMLEQFGVPAQITHATYTYSGQQLPWVSYVVHFSFSAGFGVLYSIGGQLAPWIKKGDGVPFGIAVWDFFHLKLMPLMGTVPAAKDQPLEEHVSEFLGHAIWMWTIDALIKSKK comes from the coding sequence ATGGTGATTGAAGTGAATAAAATTAATTGGAGTAAATCAATTACAGTGGGTATAACGGCTGGTCTGGTTGCTGGTCTTGTTAAACTCGGTTGGGAAAATATTCTCCCACCACGGACACCAGAGCGAGATCAAACAAACCCACCGCAAAAAATGCTTGAACAATTTGGCGTTCCGGCACAGATCACACACGCCACTTATACCTATTCCGGCCAACAGTTGCCATGGGTAAGCTATGTTGTTCACTTTAGTTTCTCAGCTGGCTTTGGAGTTCTCTATAGTATCGGCGGACAGTTGGCACCGTGGATCAAAAAAGGTGATGGAGTACCATTCGGGATTGCTGTTTGGGATTTCTTCCATCTCAAGCTAATGCCATTAATGGGAACAGTGCCTGCTGCAAAAGATCAACCACTTGAAGAACATGTTTCTGAATTTTTGGGACATGCAATCTGGATGTGGACGATTGATGCATTAATAAAAAGTAAAAAATAA
- the fni gene encoding type 2 isopentenyl-diphosphate Delta-isomerase translates to MMESRHAQRKNEHLSLAAKYYDQVHQHHYFDQVRLIHDSLPEMTTDEVDLHVQLADNLEIECPFYIEAMTGGSDQALKINQQLAQLAHKHHLAMATGSLSIISKDPQSFSSFEIIREENPDGIIFANLSANASLDQAINAISLLKANALELHINAAQELIMPEGDRDFNWLDNIQYLISELEVPVIVKEVGFGMSKTTIAKLQTHDVHLINVSGRGGTNFAAIENRRNHEINFESLLDWGQTTPESLLEAHSIRRGKTEIIASGGITSPLDIIKAGVLGARAVGVAGYFLNILQNEGYEALDQTLGEWQVIVKRLLALLGCSSFTELSRVEYVLGTDLLSYARQRHLR, encoded by the coding sequence ATGATGGAATCACGTCATGCCCAACGAAAAAACGAACACCTTTCATTAGCTGCCAAATATTATGACCAGGTTCATCAACACCATTATTTTGATCAAGTGCGTCTAATTCATGATAGCTTGCCTGAAATGACAACAGATGAGGTTGATTTGCATGTCCAATTAGCTGATAATTTAGAAATTGAATGTCCTTTTTATATTGAGGCAATGACTGGCGGAAGTGATCAAGCCCTTAAAATCAACCAGCAACTTGCTCAATTAGCTCATAAACACCATTTGGCAATGGCAACGGGATCTCTCAGTATTATTTCAAAAGACCCTCAATCCTTTTCGTCTTTTGAGATAATCCGCGAAGAAAATCCAGATGGCATTATTTTTGCAAATTTAAGTGCAAATGCCAGTCTTGACCAAGCGATAAATGCTATTTCCCTTCTGAAGGCAAATGCCCTTGAACTGCATATCAATGCGGCCCAAGAACTAATTATGCCTGAGGGGGATCGTGATTTTAACTGGTTAGATAATATCCAGTATCTTATCAGTGAACTCGAAGTCCCTGTTATTGTAAAAGAGGTTGGCTTTGGAATGAGCAAAACGACGATTGCCAAGCTGCAAACTCATGACGTTCACCTCATCAATGTTAGTGGACGTGGTGGGACAAACTTTGCGGCGATTGAGAATCGGCGTAACCATGAGATTAATTTTGAGAGTTTATTGGACTGGGGACAAACAACTCCCGAATCACTATTGGAAGCTCATTCAATTCGGCGCGGTAAAACTGAAATTATTGCCTCTGGCGGAATTACTTCTCCCCTCGATATTATCAAGGCTGGTGTATTAGGCGCCCGGGCAGTTGGTGTTGCCGGTTACTTCCTCAATATTCTTCAAAATGAAGGCTATGAAGCATTAGACCAAACGCTCGGTGAATGGCAAGTGATTGTTAAACGCTTGCTCGCGCTCCTTGGTTGCTCATCATTTACCGAACTTTCACGTGTTGAATATGTTTTAGGAACGGACTTGCTATCATATGCTCGTCAACGACACTTACGCTAA
- a CDS encoding phosphomevalonate kinase, producing MITEKAPGKLYIAGEYAVVENGYPAILVALDQFVTCTIEESVQEVGQIISRQYNNDQLSWRRLGDQMVVDKRDNPFSYILSAIKVTEEYARTFSRDLRIFNIHIDSQLDSANGRKYGLGSSAAVTVATVKALCRFYNLPVNKDQIFKLAAIAHFEVQGNGSLGDVAASVYGGWISYHSFDRQWLAQQRKYLDLKTIIDLPWPDLNIESLTAPKNLELLIGWTGKPASTSQLVDKISLFKARRQTEYHHFLEKSKSCIQRMVDGFHCQDLEAIKNEIRYNRDLLKQLGTNSGVNIETESLSKLCQIAESFGGAAKTSGAGGGDCGIVAIDSNSNFGNVLKSWAKNHIEQLPLSVHFIDNAKSFKKSVKHHLSYIHK from the coding sequence TTGATTACTGAAAAAGCTCCCGGTAAATTGTATATTGCCGGTGAATATGCTGTTGTTGAAAATGGTTATCCTGCAATTTTAGTTGCATTGGATCAGTTTGTTACCTGTACGATTGAGGAAAGTGTGCAAGAAGTTGGCCAAATTATTAGTCGCCAATATAATAACGATCAACTATCCTGGCGACGTTTAGGAGACCAAATGGTAGTTGACAAACGTGACAATCCTTTTTCTTACATTCTTTCTGCTATTAAGGTTACAGAAGAATATGCTCGTACTTTTAGTCGCGACTTACGAATATTTAATATCCATATTGACAGTCAATTAGACAGTGCTAATGGTCGAAAATATGGTCTTGGTTCCTCTGCGGCTGTTACTGTAGCAACTGTTAAGGCCCTTTGTCGGTTCTATAATTTGCCCGTTAACAAGGACCAAATCTTTAAATTAGCTGCAATTGCCCATTTTGAAGTTCAAGGAAATGGTTCGTTGGGGGATGTTGCCGCTTCTGTATACGGCGGTTGGATTTCCTACCATTCATTTGATCGGCAGTGGCTTGCTCAACAACGTAAGTACCTTGACCTAAAGACGATCATTGACTTACCTTGGCCTGATCTTAATATTGAGTCTCTAACCGCTCCCAAAAACTTAGAGCTTTTAATTGGCTGGACTGGTAAACCAGCATCAACTTCCCAACTTGTTGATAAAATTTCTCTTTTTAAAGCCCGTCGCCAAACTGAATATCATCATTTTCTTGAAAAAAGTAAATCGTGTATCCAACGAATGGTTGATGGTTTTCATTGTCAAGATCTTGAAGCAATTAAAAATGAAATTCGTTATAACCGTGACCTCTTAAAACAACTGGGCACTAATTCAGGGGTAAACATCGAAACCGAATCATTATCTAAGCTTTGCCAAATCGCTGAATCTTTTGGCGGCGCCGCTAAGACTTCTGGTGCCGGTGGCGGTGATTGTGGGATCGTCGCTATTGATAGCAACTCTAACTTTGGGAATGTCTTAAAGAGTTGGGCCAAAAACCATATCGAACAACTTCCTTTATCCGTACACTTTATCGATAACGCAAAAAGTTTCAAGAAATCTGTTAAGCACCATCTTTCTTACATTCACAAGTAG